A genome region from Cryptococcus neoformans var. neoformans B-3501A chromosome 8, whole genome shotgun sequence includes the following:
- a CDS encoding hypothetical protein (HMMPfam hit to Sugar_tr, Sugar (and other) transporter, score: 250.8, E(): 2.3e-72), with translation MAGEDLAITSTSVENVPNSPSRKVSEDGLLLQEDKEMAAMYANAAAATEKEQNMTLLEGLRLYPKAIAWSILISSCCAMEGYDISLLGNFYAFDPFNRKFGVELDDGTWQVPARWQTGLSNGAQCGQIIGLIVNGIFTERYGYRKVLIASLLWLAAVITIFFCAPNIQVLLAGEILAGIPWGVFQSIAISYASDVCPIALRGYLTCYANFCWGWGQLIGVGVIRAMFSRDDQWAYRIPYAVQWVWPPLILAGVIFAPESPWWLIRHGRLEEAKKSLMRLASPKRNVSYDVDETADMIRHTTELEKDITSGASFLDCFRGVDLRRTEIVCAIWSMQNLSGNTFSNYSTYFFEQAGLTGTVPYDFAMGQYAINMVGVFGAWSLMALGFGRRQLILIGLSGLFVALLIMGFMGLIPDSKQREAGLATGSLMLVWAIFYQCTVGTVAYSLVGEIASRRLSIKTVALGRAAYNVIAIICNVLTPYMINPTAWNWGNYAGFFWAGSCFLCLIYAYFRVPEPSGRTYAELDLLFERKISARKFASTHVNAFDVALHHQVGEDKGVSDHVEKA, from the exons ATGGCCGGTGAAGACCTTGCTATCACCTCGACTTCTGTCGAGAATGTCCCCAACAGTCCTTCTCGCAAGGTGTCTGAAGATGGACTATTATTGCAGGAAGACAAGGAAATGGCTGCCATGTACGCCAATGCTGCCGCCGCAACAG AAAAGGAACAGAACATGACTCTTCTAGAGGGTCTCCGATTGTATCCCAAGGCCATCGCCTGGTctatcctcatctcttcatGTTGTGCCATGGAAGGCTACGACATCTCTTTACTTGGTAACTTCT ACGCGTTTGACCCTTTTAACCGAAAATTCGGTGTGGAACTCGATGACGGTACTTGGCAGGTTCCTGCACGATGGCAAACGGGGCTGTCAAACGGTGCCCAGTGTGGGCAGATCATTGGTTTGATCG TCAACGGTATTTTCACTGAACGATATGGTTATCGAAAGGTTCTTATAGCGAGTCTTCTCTGGCTTGCGGCTGTTATCACCATTTTCTTCTGCGCTCCCAACATTCAAGTCCTCCTTGCAGGTGAGATTTTGGCCGGTATTCCTTGGGGTGTTTTCCAGTCTATTGCCATTTCCTATGCCAGTGATGTCTGCCCTATCGCTCTTCGTGGCTA CTTGACCTGTTATGCCAACTTCTGCTGGGGTTGGGGCCAGCTCATAGGTGTCGGGGTCATCAGGGCTATGTTCTCACGTGATGATCAGTGGGCTTATCGTATCCCTTATGCTGTTCAG TGGGTATGGCCTCCTCTCATTCTCGCGGGTGTCATCTTCGCTCCCGAATCTCCTTGGTGGTTGATTCGACACGGCCGACTggaagaagcgaagaagTCTCTGATGCGCCTTGCCTCCCCGAAACGCAATGTCTCTTATGACGTTGATGAGACTGCCGACATGATCCGTCACACTACTGAACTCGAAAAGGACATTACTTCCGGTGCTTCTTTCTTGGACTGCTTCAGGGGTGTGGACCTCCGTCGTACTGAAATTGTTTGCGCCATCTGGAGTATGCAGAACCTTTCAGGTAACACTTTCAGTAACTAC AGTACCTACTTCTTTGAGCAAGCTGGTCTCACGGGTACTGTCCCTTACGATTTCGCTATGGGACAGTACGCAATCAACATGGTCGGTGTCTTTGGCGCCTGGAGTCTTATGGCCCTTGGGTTCGGTCGAAGGCAGCTTATCCTCATTGGTCTATCTGGTCTCTTTGTCGCTCTCTTGATCATGGGCTTCATGGGCTTGATCCCGGATTCTAAGCAAAGGGAAGCTGGTTTGGCTACTGGTTCTCTCATGTTGGTCTGGGCTATCTTCTACCAGTGCACTGTAGG TACCGTTGCTTATTCCTTGGTCGGTGAAATTGCTTCTCGACGACTCTCGATCAAGACCGTCGCTCTCGGGCGTGCTGCCTACAACGTTATTGCCATCATCTGCAATGTCCTTACTCCTTACATGATCAACCCTACCGCTTGGAACTGGGGCAACTACGCTGGTTTCTTCTGGGCCGGTTCTTGTTTCCTCTGTCTTATCTACGCATACTTCCGTGTACCGGAACCTTCCGGCCGAACCTATGCGGAG CTTGACTTGCTCTTTGAGCGCAAGATCTCTGCTCGCAAGTTCGCCAGCACCCATGTCAACGCTTTCGATGTCGCCCTTCACCACCAGGTCGGTGAAGACAAGGGCGTCTCTGACCACGTCGAGAAGGCCTAA
- a CDS encoding hypothetical protein (Match to EST gb|CF191756.1|CF191756; HMMPfam hit to Aldo_ket_red, Aldo/keto reductase family, score: 271.9, E(): 1e-78) codes for MSGQRFEPKKMLYRNLGNSGLRVPVFSYGGWLTVGYNQKGDLVKELMQTAFDCGINMFDNAEAYAAGESESQMGRVIKELGWDRSDIIVTTKVFFGTGDKERHNTRGLSRKHIIEGVNKSLKRLGLDYVDIVFAHRPDVTTPLEETVRAFNYLIDKGLTFYWGTSEWSAMQIQQATEIARRLNMVGPVAEQPHYSMLHRERFETEYEPLWRYENFGSTIWSPLDSGMLTGKYNDGIPQDSRYHHNLGGAMDERIKELESPEGKAKIEKVKKLTKIAERLGGSMTNLALAWTLKHKGVSTCILGATKPEQIKENVKALDIYPKLTSEVMEEIEKILDNKPDPPPSYGRLTTDGQLM; via the exons ATGTCCGGCCAGCGATTCGAACCCAAGAAGATGCTT TACCGAAACCTTGGAAACTCAGGTCTT CGGGTTCCCGTTTTCAGCTATGGTGGATGGTTGAC CGTTGGATATAACCAAAAGGGTGACCTCGTCAAGGAGCTGATGCAGACTGCTTTCGACTGTGGTATCAACATGTTTGAC AATGCCGAGGCCTACGCCGCTGGAGAG TCTGAGTCCCAGATGGGCAGGGTTATCAAGGAGCTTGGCTGG GATCGAAGCGACATCATCGTCACCACCAAGGTCTTTTTCGGCACTGGTGATAAGGAGAGGCATAACACTCGTGGTTTGAGCCGCAAGCACATCATAGAAGGTGTTAACAAGTCTCTTAAGAGGCTTGGACTCGACTATG TGGACATTGTCTTCGCTCACCG ACCTGACGTAACCACTCCTTTGGAGGAGACCGTTCGAGCCTTCAACTACCTCATTGACA AGGGTCTTACCTTCTACTGGGGTACATCTGAGTGGTCGGCCATGCAGATTCAGCAAGCCACTGAGATTGCTCGTCGACTCAACATGGTCGGTCCCGTTGCTGAGCAACCTCATTACTCTATGCTTCATCGCGAGCGATTTGAGACGGAATACGAGCCTCTCTGGCGATACGAAAACTTTGGAAG TACCATCTGGTCTCCTCTCGATTCTGGTATGCTCACCGGCAAATACAACGATGGCATTCCTCAAGACTCTCGATACCACCACAACCTCGGAGGCGCGATGGACGAGCGTATCAAGGAACTCGAGTCTCCCGAGGGCAAGGCTAAGATTGAAAAAGTTAAGAAGCTCACTAAGATCGCCGAGAGGCTTGGTGGTTCAATGACCAACCTTGCTTTGGCTTGGACTTTGAAGCACAAGGGAGTGTCCACTTGTATT CTCGGTGCCACCAAG CCCGAACAGATCAAGGAGAACGTAAAGGCACTTGATATCTACCCTAAATTGACCTCTGAGGTtatggaggagattgagaagattcTTGATAACAAGCCTGACCCTCCG CCCTCGTACGGTCGACTTACGACCGACGGACAGCTTATGTAA